A stretch of the Pseudomonadota bacterium genome encodes the following:
- the bioD gene encoding dethiobiotin synthase, whose amino-acid sequence MAPEPQPSRRGVFVTGTDTGVGKTWTVLGLLTALRQRGQRVHGMKPVATGCRPTEQGLRSDDALMIQDHAGEDLPYEWVNPYAFEPPIAPAFAARQAGVRISIPRIRTVERRLARAAELTVIEGIGGWRVPLGPRSRVSDLAARLGYPVVLVVGLRLGCINHALLSAEAIERDGVVLAGWVAIQIDRDYRTLRDTLDTVKAGIPSPQLGFIPWMSRLYPEALASHLEAGLRYIV is encoded by the coding sequence ATGGCCCCCGAACCCCAGCCGTCGAGGCGCGGGGTCTTCGTGACCGGGACCGATACCGGGGTCGGCAAGACCTGGACGGTCCTCGGACTCTTGACCGCATTGCGGCAGCGAGGGCAGAGGGTGCACGGCATGAAGCCCGTGGCGACCGGCTGTCGCCCCACCGAGCAGGGCCTGCGGAGCGACGATGCCCTGATGATCCAGGACCATGCCGGGGAGGATCTGCCCTACGAGTGGGTCAATCCCTACGCCTTCGAGCCGCCCATTGCGCCGGCCTTCGCGGCCCGCCAGGCCGGGGTACGGATATCCATTCCCCGGATCCGTACCGTGGAACGCCGCTTGGCGCGGGCTGCGGAGCTCACGGTGATCGAGGGGATCGGCGGCTGGCGGGTGCCCCTGGGCCCCCGATCACGCGTCTCCGATCTCGCCGCCCGACTCGGCTACCCGGTGGTCCTCGTGGTCGGTCTGCGGCTCGGGTGTATCAATCACGCCTTGCTCTCTGCCGAGGCGATTGAGCGCGATGGCGTCGTACTGGCCGGCTGGGTGGCGATACAGATCGATCGGGACTACCGGACGCTGCGGGACACCCTGGACACGGTCAAGGCGGGGATCCCCAGCCCGCAGCTCGGCTTCATCCCCTGGATGAGCCGCCTATATCCCGAGGCCCTGGCCTCTCACCTCGAGGCCGGGCTGAGATACATCGTGTAA
- the bioC gene encoding malonyl-ACP O-methyltransferase BioC, with amino-acid sequence MKLPDPYRLDKPRLKAAFEHAAGHYDAYAVLQETVALRMSERLDLVDIRPRWVLDAGAGTGFAARRLSARYAGSRIVVLDLAMAMLRQARSKAPRFFSRERYLQADIESLPLAHGSVEMVFANLSLQWCNDLETVFAGFRRVLRPQGLLMFSTLGPDTLTELRDSWAGVGPGPHVHAFLDMHDIGDLLVRAGFHGACLDVERLTLTYRDLEALMRDLRCLGAGNVAQGRPRGLTGKGRLAEVQERYERHRRNGVLPATYEVVFGHAWAPLPTTRPQNGSTVATFPLVRFPRPPGGGSEQR; translated from the coding sequence CAAGGCTGCCTTCGAACACGCCGCCGGGCACTACGACGCCTACGCCGTGTTGCAGGAGACCGTGGCCCTGCGCATGAGCGAGCGCTTGGACCTCGTCGATATCCGCCCGCGCTGGGTCCTGGATGCCGGCGCGGGGACCGGGTTTGCGGCGCGGCGCTTGAGCGCCCGCTATGCGGGCAGCCGGATCGTGGTCCTGGACCTGGCCATGGCGATGCTTCGACAGGCCCGGAGCAAGGCACCGCGTTTCTTCTCGCGGGAGCGCTACCTGCAAGCCGACATCGAGTCCCTGCCGCTCGCCCACGGCAGTGTCGAGATGGTCTTCGCCAACTTGTCCCTGCAGTGGTGCAATGACCTAGAGACGGTATTCGCAGGGTTTCGGCGGGTGCTCCGACCGCAAGGGCTCTTGATGTTCTCTACCCTCGGTCCTGACACGCTCACCGAGTTGCGCGACAGCTGGGCGGGGGTAGGCCCGGGGCCGCATGTACACGCCTTCCTCGACATGCACGATATCGGAGACCTGTTGGTGCGGGCGGGCTTCCATGGCGCTTGTCTGGATGTCGAGCGTCTTACCCTGACCTACCGCGACCTAGAGGCCTTGATGCGCGATCTCAGGTGTCTGGGCGCGGGCAATGTTGCACAGGGCCGGCCTCGCGGGCTCACCGGTAAAGGCCGCCTCGCAGAGGTCCAGGAACGTTATGAGCGCCATCGCCGAAACGGCGTTCTGCCGGCCACCTATGAGGTCGTCTTCGGGCATGCCTGGGCGCCGCTGCCCACGACTCGCCCCCAGAACGGGAGTACGGTCGCGACCTTTCCGTTGGTCCGATTCCCCCGTCCCCCCGGTGGTGGATCCGAACAGCGCTGA